The genomic window ATATACAGTATGGTTGTTACTGAGCCAGGATTCCTGGCTGTTTTGTCACTGTGCCTGTGTCAATGATAGTTCAGCAACAATCATTTAAACATTATTGCCAACCATTTTCTCTGTCCCCAAGAGTGTAACAGAGGCTGCTCCTGCTTGGCTGGGGAGTGGGACCCTGTGTGCTCAGACAAACTGCATCACCTACAACTTCCCCTGCCTGGCAATCTGCTCCAGCTTTACAGGATACAGCAAGCACACGGTACCACAACTATTAatgtactgagtgtacaaaacattcatGTTACCATGCCCTGTTCAAAAGCACGTAactattttgtcttgcccattaaccctctgaatggcacacatacacaatccatgtctcaactgccttacaatatatatttttttacctgtctcctcctctttatctccactgatttaagtggatttaacaagtaacatctgTAAGGGATTATAGCGTTCACCTGGTCAgcatatgtcatggaaagagcaggtgttcttaatgttttgtacactcagtgtaactcAATTGCACTGAAATAAGTTATTTTCAACCATTACCTGGTACCTTGTTGGGGCCTTATCTCCCACCCGGGATGAAGAGGACTAAGTAAGTAATTGCTGATTGGCAAtaaactattattttgacatgtggaaaaaATATGGTGTGCAATTCCTATGTAGAGAAGGTTATCTCTGGTAGTTATTCAATATGACTTCAAGGTTTACAGGGAACTCTTGTAAAATAGATTTTTAATGTCAATGTGACTCCCtgtttaaataaaagttaaataaaattaaaataaacatcAACACAGGATATGGGGTACGCATGGTATCACATCATTACATACTGCTGCACCTGCATTCCAGCAAAATTCCAGCATCTGGAATAGACTCAACATGTTTGAGGGGGGAAAAAGAAATGTGGGGGAAGAGGTGGCCGTCGAATGCATGATTCTGATATGTACAGGTAagttcattgtgtgtgtggggggggtggcgCGCaccaatgtgtgtgtgcatccatgtTTGTGTGCATACTCTGAGGTGGGTTTGAATATGAATGAGCAGCAGTGTTGTGATGTGTCCTATCCCGTCCTTGCAGAGTGATCTTCCTTTCCCTCATCACATGTCTCGGTGGCTCCTCCTACTTTTCATCATCGCAGTCATTACACTTCGGGAGGGGGACAGCCCCCACACTCATTGCTAaagatcgaacttcagactctCCCCAAAACAACTGAACCCCACAACAAACCGAAAGAGATTTAAGGTGCACACCCCTAAAGAGGTAGCCAGAACAGGATATCTCCCTCCAAGCTCACAAAGACAcaggaggaggaactatccaacacccagggagagagaacgagtgaCCTCAGtcaaacacagacagaaagaagaggcgttagatagaggGTACCCCAGATGCCATTCCTCCTGCTCATGTGAGCAAGGAAAGAGATGACAAGCCTTCTGATCAGGCCAACAGGCAGGCCAagggagaggtcatagtgattcacacccacagagagaaagacaacccacacaacctattggctgagatgaaccacacagaggtagaggcagagggccttcagggctagccagtcagccagcccgctctgatcctcaagtcagTTGTAtttaaattcatgttcattaaagatttttattcaagatTTGAAAAGTCCCATTTACTTAATGATATCTTTTCACTGTCTGCAACCCTCAAGAACCAGGGTGAGTCTGGGTCACCCTTTTACTGGgcaaacacaacttgcatatcGTCATAGACTAGGCCAAAATGTTCATCTTTTAACCTTGCTTGAATAAAACATGCATTTTTTTATAGTGCGCGAGAGTTGCGctttttccttttctatgatgattaaaggttttggttgcacctcaactcAACGTTGGTTGAGCTCCctccgttttttgttgttgtcaaatactactttttttgttttgtttacatgTAGTAAGTAAATtattaaaagcattaaaattggGATGTTTCCCACTTAtttacacaacctactccacacttgcaaagtgaaagtttatagaaatgttctgaaattaagtagtaaacaggAAAAGCAGAATTGAATCCAATTATTATAATGCAAATAATTTaatggtctatggttcaatcccatttctgaaggtctgatgaataactaatattgtttctcctcttccttgtggcaggcgcagcagcacactgccctccaaagcctgAAAAAAAATCGGCGGACTTTCCCTTTGCATGCAGCTCTGCATGGAACATCCAGTGTCACatccttggtgacgtgtggggtgacatttgggatgaccacagcaacatcctctggaaagggagaaaagagggacagaatgtaaacaaatgcaaaccgtaggttctaaacactggccagttgaaaggttctactaagatgtcatgacaaacggcacctgtcagtGTTACTCACCTGCTTGGATGTCAGTTGGCAGAGTGGCGAAGACGGCCATCTTGAGAGTCCTTTCTTCAGGTGTGACATCCACAACCTCCAAGAGGGAAGAGATGGGCTCTGCCTCTCTATTAGGGGTGATGTCCACAACATTTAGGTGGAAAGAAGCCGGATCTGCCTCTCTGTTAAGGGTGATGTCCACAACATTCAGGTGGAAAGAAGCCGGATCTGCCTCTCTGTTAAGGGTGATGTCCACAACATTTAGGTGGAAAGAAGCCGGATCTGCCTCTTTGTTACGGGTGATGTTCACAACCTCAAGGTGGGAAGAAGCTGGATCTTGCTGTGTCTTAGGGGTGATGTCCTGAACCTCCAGGTGTGAATTAGCTGGGTCTGCCTCTGCCTTACGTGTTATGTCCACAACCTCCAAGTGGGAAGATGccgtgtctgcctgtgtgttatGGGTGATGTCCACAACCTCAAGGTGGGAAGAAGCAGAGTCTGCCTGTGTGTTATGGGTGATGTCCACAACCTCAAGGTGGGAAGAAGCAGAGTCTGCCTCTATGTTAGCGGTGATGTCCACAACCTCCAGGTGGGAAGACGCCTGGTCTGCCTCTATGCTAGAGGTGATGTCCACAACCTCCAAGTGGGAAGACGCCTGGTCTGCCTCGATGTTAGCGTTGATATTCACAACCTCCATGTGGGAAGAAGCCGGGTCTGCCTCTGTGTTAGGAGTGACAACAACAATCCTGATGAGCTCTACTACTTCAAGTCACCGAGATGTCATCACAACAGGCatctgtcagagtgctctctatCATTGCTACTCACCTGCTAGGATGTCTGGAGGTGTGGTGGAGATGGCCGCGGCGACGACAGGGAGGACTGGTAAGGTGGCTGCAGGGGGCTGGAAGCAGCTCTGTACCTCGTCAGCCACAAAGGCACAGACAGATCTCACATAAAATGGGCTCTGGAGGTCATCCGTGGAGAAGGACTGACTGATTCTCCCGAGGATTGACCAGACAGATTCAAAAGCCGCAGCGCGGGAGAAAGGGATTTGAGGAGAAGGGGCCTTTAACATGCTGGAGAGCTTCTCCACTACGGCCGCCACCATGCCCACGGCCATCCCGCTTATTAGGATTGGGTGCCctgaatggccttcctctggctgaagccacagggccaggaggagcctgggcaccacctccacaaccacctgggatgggctgagcaggttgctacggggctcattggacAGCTCGCCCATAATGCTCCTTACAGCTCTTTCCACAATGCTGTGGACCTTAGGGtcgctgaaatcaacaaaaaggaGAAGACAAAGCTAAACGATGCGCAATGTGCTCACAGAGAACACTGTCTTAGTCTGTTTCTGCATAGTTacagatgtgtagataaatggatcaagtcatatgcagggcagtacatggaactcacatgtcagctgACGAGGTTGGGTGCAAggagcggcggagcttgcagaCAGCCTCGTGCTCTATGTCtatcatttttaggcaagtgttgACTTCCCAGGTCTGCCGTAGGAAACAGGAAGTCCGATTAGTGAAATTTCACAACATATCGATTCTGCTGTACTAACTAGTTGTTGAAAGGCTAGTAAAGAGCTCACTGACTTGTAGTATGTGTCTAACTCTCATTGTCTTACCAGCCGAGCAAGGTCATTCCCCTCCTCCAgggtttccttccacacccttcaaataaaacacagagcaaTTAAACTTTCCTGGCTTCTaatttttctgttgtttattttacccacaCCTCTTGGAGTGCTGCTGGTGACAGGGAATGGCAGTGAAGGTGAGTGATGACGTGGTACTCACCTCTCCCTAAGGAATTTTTTGCCCTGAGACACCAGCCAGCCGCTCATGTGCTCCGTGGTGACATGGTGCGGCACCTggccttgactctggagcagcagatagtggaccatgatcttcttctgcaagatgaggtaaggtgtgagacACTGCCACGAAATACCATATCATGTGCATTCTGAAGGGCCTCTCACAACATTTCACAACTGTTCATGCATCACAATTTGCAAGTGTTATTAAGAACTCTTATGACCATCTTCTCTAAACTGTCTTGAAATACAACTCTCTTTCTGTTGTTTATGGCTTTTTTTGGAtgaatcttacctgtttattgtaatatgtttcctcccagcaggcTTGCAGAGTCTGAAAATAAAGGCTGCTTCtacagaattcctttgaagaGAATGACaataatgatgctttgttatgcacattGTGCACAGGtatttacagtatgctaaaatgAATATCTCCAaagattacctttgtgggaccagaagtgaactccggaatgcaccaaaccctatccatggtaAAATGGGGTAGAAACGCAGCGCTGTAGATATACGAgatgctctagagataacaggGATAAGTTAAAGTCACGAATGATCAATTACTGTGGAGTCgtccaatatgctgcacttagaattgagTTGTAGGCAATGTTTGGCAcgaaatagaatgtttacattctattgctatggagaaatggaatgtgtagaacctTTATCAATGGgtatgcttctatgtctttatgTCGTGAAGATTAAGCTCTTTATTTTGTCATAATGTGCATATATGAGGATTGGAACCTGTTTCGATTCATGACGCGAATATCCAGCtgcatgttgcttagacctactaatTCAACCTTGGTTTACAAGTGAAATTAATTGTTTACCAATGCCTATACAAATCTATTAACCGTAACtatttaaagcaatgattgtcaattgaaaaTGTGGTTGTTGTGTTATCCTGTTGTGTCAGTCCTCTTGAGCACGTTATTCCAATATCTCCGAGCTCTGAATTGAGACAAGGTACACTTGCAACGCTAattggttaaaaataagagtaGGAATGACACtaaacgtatgacttggattaTATGCATAATAGTTTAGTAAAAAAGTATCGCTCAGCGTGGGAACTTTTGCTGGGTGGGGGAAGTATACTATAAATGTCTCCATGTGCGTAGAGACcatcacttcgttgtcttgttggtaatataaaaatgcatgacagtccGCATTGTAATAGTCTAACAGTTGTTTTTCATTTTGtttctcacattaaacagacatttgagaacggaattgcttacagttgtacctatgatgcacagacacactaaagctgtacagtgtagtttgattaatcagtttaaattatttgcaaatgtattccctattatttacaaatcgaaagatgtaacatttgaaatgaatgtggcagaacagtttagcatagaaTTCCTGTGGGAGTCTTttccttcagtctttttgcctcctaggcctCGTTTCTCATTAGatgggatttccccagtgccaacttcacatgagatggccgctgtctactgtcatgtggtgctgaatgacagattTCGCTTTACCGATTTCGCtgttgtccatggtgctgaaatatcCAAGTATTTCAGCACCAAGTATCTTGCTAGTTGGATCGAATTCTCCGcgttagctagccagagaaatgttgaaCAACATTATCCAACTTAGctgatcaaataattgagtttatgGTGTGAGAATTAGCTGGGTAATGAAGTCAGACAACTAGCTAACAGGAACGTTACAACATCGTATAAGCTAACGTTAGTAAACGAACCAACTCGCtatagtattaactggtatacGACTTCTTGCCGTTCCTCAAGTGATATTGTTAACgtagttgcttactggaccctggcaatctgtgtgaaatgttaacgAACTAACTATCTATGAACTAATGTTTTCCCTCTACAGTAACGTGGTGATTcattttcagaatgagagaattgGGTGAAAATCAGGCGTCAAGACATGAGTGTCATATGCAGTAAAGTCAtggcaacaaataacattggattgctttctACACATTTTTTAGCAGTGAGATAGGTTCACATTAACCAGgttttattttacacacagagactgataaTATACATCATAgtctttgttgtttaattagttaaaaccTGCCTTCCCCCTATTGTGGATACTTTAGAATGTTtcacctttttgggccctcaccagtttgcatccctgaattactcaaaaaaatatctgaattggGCTGTCTAAACACAGCCATAGAAACCTGGACATGCTCCAACTGAAATGTTCCCTCCTGTCAGCATTGATGTTGAATTACATTAAATACAACTTTTTGGTTCTCTCCCATTCCCTGTAGGTTTGTTGAACATGAGTGGAAATGAAACTCCAGCACACTGGTAACACTAGATGTGATTATAACTTTTCCTGGTGTGTTGAACCTGCCTGTGGGTGCGGTGGGGATATTCCTGGGCGGTCTACTGAAGAGGTTGAGTTAGAGTTAGACCAAAACACACATGGGATTGTGCCTTGGCTCCCTCTTGTGGGAATATACAGTATGGTTGTTACTGAGCCAGGATTCCTGGCTGTTTTGTCACTGTGACTATGTCAATGATAGTTCAGCAACAATCATTTAAACATTATTGCCAGCCATTTTCTCTGTCCTCCAGGATTCCTGGAATTTAACGAGACTGCCCCTGCTTGGCTTGGGAGTGGGACCCTGTGTGCTCAGACAACGGCATCACCTACACCTCCCCCTGCCTCGCAGTCTGCTGCAGCTTTACAGGATACGGAACAAACACCGTATTATTAATAATgtcctgagtgtacaaaacattcacagggatgctggcccatgttgactccaatgcttcccacagttgtgtcaagttgtctgtgTCTTTTGAGTGGTGCACATTCTTAATACagactggaaactgttgagcataaaaaaatcagcagcgttgcagttcttgacacaaattggtgtccctggcacctactaccatgccctgTTGAAAGGCACGTAAATATGTTCTCTTtcttattcaccctctgaatggcacacatgcacaatccatgtctcaattgtctcaagcctTACAGTAGTTATTTTTTAAACTCTCTTTCCACACTGATTTAACTAGTGACGTctataagggattatagctttcatctggattcacctggttgtcatggaaagagcaggtgttcttaatgttttatacactcagtgttaCTCATTCGCACTGACATAAGTTACTTTCAACCATTAACGTGGGCCTTGTTGGGGCCTTATCTGATTGGCAAAGTATTATTTTTGATGTATGGACATTTTTGTACACAATTCCTATTTAGAGAAGGGTCTCTCTGGTAGTTCAATATGACAATATGACACTCTTGTAAAATAGATGTTTAATCTCAATGTGactccctgtttaaataaaggttcaatacaaAAACATCAACACAAACACAGGATATGGGGTACGCATGGTATCACATCATTACATACTAGGCCCTTCTGCACCTGCATTCCAGCACCTTTCCAGCATCTGGTATTGACTCAACATGTTTGAGGGGGGGGATCAAGAAATGTTGTGGAAGAGGTGGCCGTTGAATGTATGATTCTGATATGTACAGGTAagttcattgtgtgtgtggggggggagcgCGCCAATGAGTGCGTGCATAGTCTATATTGGGTTTGAATATGAATGAGCAGCAGGGTTGTGATGTGTCCTATCCTGTCCTTGCAGAGTGAGTTgacgtcatttccggtcacaacttgcagacttgttttcgagttgctgtgcgttttgttgccaacctgttttactacctgacaaatttacggtttttactttttaattaccgtttatatcttagttttttttccctcaactttttcactccggacgctttatctggacacgattcgtcaggacctccaacagccgaagctaagtagtaacattaacatgatgccttctaattgcagtcgctgtactcgccttacggcgaggatagctgtgctacaagcccagcttcagacgcaatctctaggcaagggtcatttcagtgtaggaaaggatgaaacagcgtctgtgccaccagtaagtacagatagtagtataaatcccctggcacagtccccgcagccggacaactttctcacggtttctggaaggaaatgctgtaggaacgctcaaccggtgtcgctcattcagccgacagaaacttccAACCGGTTTTCCctattaagcagcgggtcggagtcagaggccgagtcttctctggtctctactcctcccgttacggggtctgagacgccgaagcttcccaccattagctctgacaaattgaaaactctagtcattggcgactccattacccgcagtattagacttaaaacgaatcatccagcgatcatacactgtttaccggtgggcagggctaccgacgttaaggctaatctgaagatggtgctggctaaagctaaaactggcgagtgtagagagtatagagatattgttatccacgtcggcaccaacgatgttaggatgaaacagtcagagatcaccaagcgcaacatagcttctgcgtgtaaatcagccagaaagatgtgtcggcatcgagtaattgtctctggccccctcccagttagggggcgtgatgagctctacagtagtctcacaactcaatcgctggttgaaaactgttttatgcccctcccaaaagatagaatttgtagataattggccctctttctgggactcacccacaaacaggaccaagcctgacctgctgaggagtgacggactccatcctagctggaggggtgctctcattttatctaccaacatagacagggctctaactcctctagctccacaatgaaatagggtgcaggccaggcagcaggctgttagccagcctgccagcatagtggagtctgccactagcacagtcagtgtagtcagctcagctatcaccattgagaccgtgtctgtgcctcgacctaggttgggcaaaactaaacatggcggtgttcgccttagcaatctcactaggataaagaccacctccattcctgtcattattgaaagagatcatgatacctcacatctcaaaatagggctacttaatgttagatcccttacttcaaaggcaattatagtcaatgaactaatcactgatcataatcttgatgtgattggcctgactgaaacatggcttaagcctgatgaatttactgtgttaaatgaggcctcacctcctggctacactagtgaccatatcccccgtgcatcccgcaaaggcggaggtgttgctaacatttacgatagcaaatttcaatttacaaaaaaaaaaaatgacgttttcgtcttttgagcttctagtcatgaaatctatgcagcctactcaatcactttttatagctactgtttacaggcctcctgggccatatacagcgttcctcactgagttccctgaattcctatcagaccttgtagtcatagcagataatattctaacctttggtgactttaatattcacatggaaaagtccacagacccactccaaaaggctttcagagccatcatcgagtcagtgggttttgtccaacatgtctctggacccactgactgtcacagtcatacgctggacctagttttgtcccatggaataaatgttgtggatcttaatatttttcctcataatcctggactatcggaccaccattttattacgtttgcaattgcaacaaataatctgctcagaccccaaccaaggatcatcaaaagtcgtgctataaattcacagacaacacaaagattccttgatgtccttccagattccgtctgtctacccaaggacgccagaggacaaaaatcagttaaccacctaactaaggaactcaatttaaccttgcgcaataccctagatgcagttgcacccctaaaaactaaaaacatttctcataagaaactagctccctggtacacagaaaatacccgagctctgaagcaagcttccagaaaattggaacggaaatggcgccacaccaaactggaagtcttccgactagcttggaaagacagtactgtgcagtaccgaagagcccttactgctgctcgatcatcctatttttctaacttaattgaggaaaataagaacaatccgaaattcctttttgatactgtcgcaaagctaactaaaaagcagcattccccaagagaggatgactttcactttagcagtgataaattcatgaacttctttgaggaaaagattatgattattagaaatcaaattacggactcctccttaaatctgcgtattccttcaaagctcagttgtcctgagtctgcacaactctgccaggacctaggatcaagagagacgctcaagtgttttagtactatatctcttgacacaatgatgaaaataatcatggcctctaaaccttcaagctgcatactggaccctattccaactaaactactgaaagagctgcttcctgtgcttggccctcctatgttgaacataataaacggctctctatccaccggatgtgtaccaaactcactaaaagtggcagtaataaagcctctcttgaaaaagccaaaccttgacccagaaaatataaaaaactatcggcctatatcgaatcttccattcctctcaacatttttagaaaaggctgttgcgcaacaactcactgccttcctgaagacaaacaatgtatacgaaatgcttcagtctggttttagaccccatcatagcactgagacggcacttgtgaaggtggtaaattacatttt from Oncorhynchus mykiss isolate Arlee chromosome 15, USDA_OmykA_1.1, whole genome shotgun sequence includes these protein-coding regions:
- the LOC118938804 gene encoding serine-rich adhesin for platelets-like, whose protein sequence is MGELSNEPRSNLLSPSQVVVEVVPRLLLALWLQPEEGHSGHPILISGMAVGMVAAVVEKLSSMLKAPSPQIPFSRAAAFESVWSILGRISQSFSTDDLQSPFYVRSVCAFVADEVQSCFQPPAATLPVLPVVAAAISTTPPDILAEADPASSHMEVVNINANIEADQASSHLEVVDITSSIEADQASSHLEVVDITANIEADSASSHLEVVDITHNTQADSASSHLEVVDITHNTQADTASSHLEVVDITRKAEADPANSHLEVQDITPKTQQDPASSHLEVVNITRNKEADPASFHLNVVDITLNREADPASFHLNVVDITLNREADPASFHLNVVDITPNREAEPISSLLEVVDVTPEERTLKMAVFATLPTDIQAEDVAVVIPNVTPHVTKDVTLDVPCRAACKGKVRRFFFRLWRAVCCCACHKEEEKQY